One Mycolicibacterium sarraceniae genomic window carries:
- a CDS encoding anti-sigma-D factor RsdA: protein MPDFRRNSGGDDPSLDAIVNSDRFIDALANGRQVVPQDQGDAMLAELLGGWRDEMRWPPATGLITERDAVTALRAGLAEKQRSGRSRRGLSIVGAAAAVVLVFGGCGAVVYGAGPGDALYGLHTMLFGEPKQVREDQVTLASAEEQLKQVQQLVAQGDWQQAQDKLVQVSSQVNGVGDTPQKQAVLDQWNQLSAKVVQKDPEATVPPGITYTVPASATEIVPAVITPTTGPEVLPTSDCRSAGCDSPITVSTGPDGLGTTVPSPSDIPTSPVEQTQNMATTTVAPTTTVAPTTTTSAAPMTTSPAPSTTTTTLPTTTTTTLPTTTTTTTTTTTTTTTTTTLPTTTTTTGGGPSSSPSAATASTPPQQSSAPTGASAPGATQPQTIAPLPSTAIQAPKTQPPAAVTTTTMVMPAPQLPKLPGPGGG from the coding sequence ATGCCTGACTTCCGACGTAACTCCGGTGGCGACGATCCGTCGCTGGACGCCATCGTCAACAGTGACCGCTTTATCGATGCCCTGGCCAACGGCCGGCAGGTGGTCCCGCAGGACCAAGGCGACGCCATGCTGGCTGAATTGCTCGGCGGCTGGCGGGACGAAATGCGCTGGCCCCCGGCGACCGGACTGATCACTGAACGTGACGCCGTCACCGCATTGCGGGCTGGACTGGCAGAGAAGCAGCGCAGCGGACGCAGCCGGCGTGGGCTGAGCATCGTCGGCGCGGCGGCGGCCGTTGTGCTGGTGTTCGGCGGTTGCGGTGCCGTCGTCTACGGCGCCGGCCCGGGCGATGCCCTCTATGGACTGCACACGATGTTGTTCGGCGAGCCCAAGCAGGTCCGCGAAGACCAAGTCACCCTGGCCTCCGCCGAGGAGCAGCTCAAACAGGTTCAGCAGCTGGTCGCTCAGGGCGACTGGCAGCAGGCGCAAGACAAGTTGGTCCAGGTCAGCTCGCAGGTGAACGGCGTCGGTGACACCCCGCAGAAGCAGGCGGTGCTCGACCAGTGGAACCAGCTGTCGGCGAAGGTCGTCCAGAAGGATCCGGAGGCCACCGTGCCGCCCGGGATCACCTATACGGTGCCGGCATCGGCGACCGAGATCGTCCCTGCGGTCATCACCCCGACCACCGGGCCCGAGGTGCTGCCGACCAGCGACTGCCGGTCCGCAGGCTGCGATTCGCCGATCACGGTCTCGACCGGTCCGGACGGCCTCGGCACGACTGTTCCGTCGCCGTCGGATATCCCGACCTCGCCGGTCGAGCAGACCCAGAACATGGCCACGACGACGGTGGCGCCGACCACGACGGTTGCGCCGACGACCACTACCTCGGCTGCGCCCATGACCACGTCGCCGGCGCCGTCGACCACCACGACGACACTGCCGACGACCACCACGACGACACTGCCGACGACCACGACAACGACCACCACGACAACGACCACGACCACGACCACCACGACACTGCCGACGACCACGACGACGACGGGCGGGGGCCCCAGCTCGAGTCCGTCCGCGGCGACCGCGTCCACGCCTCCCCAACAGTCGTCGGCTCCCACTGGGGCGTCGGCACCGGGCGCGACCCAGCCACAAACGATCGCCCCACTACCGTCGACCGCGATTCAAGCACCGAAAACACAACCGCCAGCTGCTGTGACCACCACCACGATGGTGATGCCGGCGCCGCAGTTACCGAAGTTGCCGGGTCCCGGCGGCGGGTAA
- the fni gene encoding type 2 isopentenyl-diphosphate Delta-isomerase: MALLEQRKRRHIEVCLDGDVGFEGVTTGLERYRLPYNALTQTRLDAVDLATEFLGVPLRAPVLVGAMTGGAELSGVINRNLAIAAQRLGIGMMLGSQRVMFGNVLGERAAASFTVRDVAPDVLLLGNIGLAQLTRDAVPDIAAALDRVGANALAVHTNPLQEAMQADGDTDCAGSLERLHEVVPLLDCPVLLKEVGHGIGTRAVSELLRLTGESPVAAIDVAGAGGTSWSRVEQLVRYGELRYPDLADWGIPTAQALVEVRAALPRIPLVASGGIRTGSDAAKALALGADVVAVARPLLSAAIDSPAAVVEWLQRFIDELRVCLHGCGATDLGVLRGLGVVEVG, from the coding sequence ATGGCGTTGCTGGAACAGCGCAAGCGCCGGCATATCGAGGTCTGCCTCGACGGAGACGTGGGATTTGAAGGCGTGACGACGGGTCTGGAACGGTACCGACTGCCGTACAACGCGCTCACCCAGACGCGTTTGGATGCGGTCGACCTGGCCACCGAGTTCCTCGGTGTGCCGCTACGTGCGCCGGTCTTGGTGGGTGCCATGACGGGTGGAGCCGAACTTTCTGGCGTCATCAACCGGAATCTGGCGATCGCCGCGCAACGGCTGGGCATCGGGATGATGCTCGGCTCGCAGCGAGTGATGTTCGGCAACGTCCTGGGCGAACGTGCAGCGGCGAGCTTCACCGTGCGGGATGTGGCACCAGATGTGTTACTGCTGGGCAACATCGGGCTCGCGCAGTTGACCAGGGACGCGGTACCCGACATCGCCGCTGCGCTTGACAGAGTCGGAGCGAATGCCCTTGCGGTGCATACGAATCCTCTGCAGGAGGCGATGCAGGCCGATGGCGATACCGATTGTGCGGGTTCGCTTGAGCGATTACACGAGGTGGTCCCCCTGCTGGACTGCCCGGTGCTCCTGAAAGAAGTGGGCCATGGCATCGGCACGCGTGCCGTCTCGGAGTTGCTGCGCCTGACCGGGGAGTCGCCGGTGGCGGCGATCGATGTCGCCGGCGCGGGCGGTACATCGTGGTCGAGGGTCGAGCAACTGGTCCGCTACGGCGAATTGCGATACCCGGATCTGGCGGATTGGGGTATCCCCACCGCTCAAGCACTTGTCGAGGTGCGCGCGGCCCTACCGCGGATACCCCTGGTGGCCTCCGGCGGAATTCGAACCGGATCGGATGCGGCAAAAGCTCTGGCGTTGGGTGCCGACGTGGTAGCGGTCGCCCGCCCGTTGTTGTCGGCCGCCATTGATTCACCCGCGGCGGTCGTGGAGTGGTTGCAGCGGTTTATCGATGAGCTGCGCGTGTGTCTGCACGGTTGCGGCGCAACCGATCTGGGCGTGTTGCGCGGCCTTGGCGTGGTAGAAGTCGGCTAG
- a CDS encoding MMPL family transporter, which translates to MLTAMANLSITAPKRIIAAALVLMICTAIFGIPAASSLSGGGFLDPDSESARASRMLADTFHQGDMELVVLVDSHSGPVVDTGRAIGTAITGELSTSPAVSQVISPWNGQAAPGTLTGDGKSAMIIAAIQGDEDTAPRHAQELVNRLPRGKDGVEVHAGGSALVYSEINRQTGKDLIRMESIAIPLSFLALVWIFGGLLAAAIPIAVGGLAILGSLAALRAIAVFTDVSIFALNVAAALGFALAIDYTLLIISRYRDELADGVSREQALRRTMTTAGRTVLFSALTVALAMIGMAIFPMYFLKSFAYSGVAVVAFAVFAAVTVTPAAIMLAGDRLDALNIRRMLRRRHGRAEPATAPAAHTGWYRMAKFVMRHAIPIALTLTAALLVLGAPFLRVSWGYPDDRVLPVSSPTREVNERIRSDFALNSDNAVKIVLPDITALTPADLDGYAAKLSLVPDVAAVSAPAGTFVGGRRTGPPSAPAGINHTSAFLSVDSDAPPYTAASDAQLDRLHAVAPPPNTSPQFTGAAQTNRDSVQGITSRLPLVLGFMAAVMLALLFLLTGSMVLPIKAVLLNILSLTAAFGALVWIFQEGHLWAAGTTPTGTLVVTIPVLMFCIAFGLSMDYEVFLLARIREYWLASAQTSSDNDESVALGIERTGRVVTAAALLMTITFAALMFAGVSFMRMFAVGLTIAVLADATVVRMCLLPAFMHILGRANWWAPAPLAQWHRNMFSSSTGAHRAPRRPLSGRRSARPSGIP; encoded by the coding sequence ATGCTCACCGCGATGGCAAACCTGTCGATCACTGCCCCCAAACGCATCATCGCTGCCGCCCTCGTGCTGATGATCTGCACGGCAATCTTCGGCATTCCGGCGGCATCGAGCCTGTCCGGCGGCGGATTCCTCGATCCTGATTCCGAGTCGGCGCGAGCCTCTCGGATGCTTGCCGACACCTTTCACCAGGGCGACATGGAACTGGTGGTGTTAGTGGACTCGCACAGCGGACCCGTCGTGGATACCGGGCGCGCCATCGGCACTGCTATCACCGGCGAACTGTCGACGTCACCGGCCGTCTCCCAGGTCATCTCCCCATGGAACGGTCAAGCGGCCCCAGGAACACTCACCGGCGACGGTAAGTCCGCGATGATCATCGCCGCGATCCAGGGCGACGAGGACACCGCACCGCGACACGCACAAGAACTGGTCAATCGATTGCCGCGCGGTAAGGACGGGGTGGAGGTTCACGCGGGCGGCTCCGCACTGGTGTATTCCGAGATCAACCGGCAAACCGGAAAAGACTTGATCCGAATGGAATCCATCGCGATACCCCTGAGCTTCCTCGCGCTGGTCTGGATTTTCGGCGGACTCCTCGCCGCCGCAATACCGATTGCTGTCGGCGGACTGGCAATCCTGGGCTCACTGGCGGCCCTGCGCGCGATAGCGGTGTTCACCGATGTGTCGATCTTCGCGCTCAACGTCGCGGCGGCCCTGGGATTCGCACTGGCGATCGACTACACCCTGTTGATCATCAGCAGATACCGCGACGAACTGGCCGACGGCGTCTCCCGCGAGCAAGCGCTAAGACGCACGATGACCACCGCGGGCCGGACTGTTCTGTTTTCGGCGCTGACGGTGGCCCTGGCAATGATCGGGATGGCGATCTTCCCCATGTATTTCCTGAAGTCCTTCGCCTACTCCGGGGTGGCGGTCGTGGCGTTTGCCGTGTTCGCGGCGGTGACGGTGACGCCGGCCGCGATCATGCTGGCCGGCGATCGCCTCGACGCGCTGAACATCCGGCGGATGCTGAGGCGCCGCCACGGCCGCGCCGAGCCGGCGACTGCGCCCGCAGCGCACACCGGGTGGTATCGAATGGCGAAATTTGTTATGCGCCATGCGATTCCCATTGCACTGACACTCACTGCGGCATTACTGGTACTTGGCGCACCGTTTCTCAGGGTCAGCTGGGGGTACCCGGACGACCGGGTGTTACCTGTCTCGTCGCCGACGCGTGAGGTCAACGAACGCATCCGCTCCGATTTCGCGTTGAATTCCGACAACGCGGTCAAGATTGTTCTGCCTGATATCACCGCGCTGACGCCTGCGGATCTGGACGGCTACGCCGCCAAACTCTCGCTGGTGCCCGACGTGGCCGCAGTGTCGGCGCCGGCCGGCACGTTCGTCGGCGGTCGGCGCACAGGTCCGCCCTCGGCACCGGCGGGGATCAATCACACCAGCGCCTTTTTATCCGTGGACAGCGACGCACCGCCGTACACGGCGGCCTCGGATGCCCAGCTAGACCGATTGCATGCGGTCGCGCCGCCGCCGAACACTTCCCCGCAGTTCACCGGGGCGGCGCAGACGAACCGCGACAGCGTGCAGGGCATTACGTCACGCCTTCCCCTGGTACTGGGATTCATGGCCGCCGTCATGTTGGCGCTGCTGTTCCTGCTCACCGGCAGCATGGTGTTGCCCATCAAAGCGGTGTTGCTCAACATCCTTTCGCTCACCGCCGCCTTCGGTGCGCTGGTGTGGATATTTCAGGAGGGCCACCTGTGGGCGGCCGGCACGACCCCCACGGGCACGCTGGTCGTCACCATCCCGGTGCTCATGTTCTGCATCGCTTTCGGATTGTCGATGGACTACGAAGTCTTCCTGCTCGCGCGCATCCGGGAGTACTGGCTCGCCTCGGCCCAGACCAGTTCGGACAATGATGAAAGCGTCGCGCTCGGCATTGAGCGCACCGGTCGGGTTGTCACGGCCGCCGCGCTCCTGATGACGATCACGTTCGCCGCACTGATGTTCGCCGGCGTGTCCTTCATGCGGATGTTCGCCGTCGGACTCACGATCGCTGTCCTGGCCGACGCCACGGTAGTGCGCATGTGTCTCCTACCGGCATTCATGCACATACTCGGCCGGGCAAACTGGTGGGCCCCCGCGCCGTTGGCGCAGTGGCACCGCAACATGTTCTCGTCCAGCACGGGAGCCCATCGCGCCCCGCGACGGCCACTCAGCGGCCGACGGTCAGCCCGACCTTCTGGAATTCCTTGA
- a CDS encoding nucleotide disphospho-sugar-binding domain-containing protein, giving the protein MAVILAYGSPALGHVYPLAALLVELAQRGHQVHVRTMAAQVGAMRAVGLHADAVDARIEAIDGQDWLAHNALGVLKRSTEVLCRRAVIEVEDYRAAVEQVRPDATIIDANCWGAMSAADVGYVAWSVFSPFTPYLQSRHAPPFGPGLRPLPGLVGGIRDMTMRPIIRYLFDRPIRPRISEIRAALHAPPVDSVDGLIRRAPLLLAVGGEPFEYPRPDWPDTVHFIGACVFAPNRSPVPQWLAAVDRPIVLVGTSSIAQGDARLGHIALQALADQPVHVVATFPAGIPSRLPRTPNSTVCRFVPHDAVLDRAICVVTHGGMGTTVKALDRGVPVCVVPFARDQAEVARRVQMAGCGTRLPPTRLSPRRLRGAVQRAVTMGEGAQRVADGFAATGGLPRGADLIEDRLLSIRRRGGTGLSARPPGGRGASPDFR; this is encoded by the coding sequence ATGGCAGTGATCTTGGCTTACGGCTCGCCGGCTCTGGGTCATGTCTACCCGCTGGCGGCGCTGTTGGTCGAGCTTGCCCAACGCGGTCATCAGGTCCACGTGCGCACCATGGCGGCCCAAGTCGGTGCCATGCGGGCGGTCGGACTGCATGCCGATGCGGTGGACGCGCGGATCGAGGCGATCGACGGGCAGGATTGGTTGGCGCACAACGCTTTGGGCGTCCTCAAGAGGTCGACGGAGGTGTTGTGCCGCCGTGCCGTGATCGAGGTGGAGGACTACCGCGCAGCGGTCGAACAGGTGCGACCCGACGCGACCATCATCGATGCCAACTGCTGGGGCGCTATGTCCGCCGCAGATGTGGGATATGTTGCCTGGTCGGTGTTTTCGCCGTTCACGCCATATCTGCAGTCGCGTCACGCACCGCCGTTCGGGCCAGGCCTACGGCCGCTTCCCGGCCTCGTGGGCGGTATCCGAGATATGACGATGCGTCCCATCATCCGATACCTTTTCGATCGCCCGATTCGTCCACGGATCAGCGAAATCCGGGCCGCTCTCCATGCTCCGCCAGTCGACTCCGTGGACGGCCTGATCCGGCGAGCGCCCTTATTGCTGGCAGTGGGTGGTGAGCCCTTCGAGTACCCGCGTCCGGACTGGCCCGACACCGTGCACTTCATCGGCGCCTGTGTCTTCGCTCCGAACCGCAGCCCGGTACCGCAGTGGCTGGCCGCCGTTGACCGGCCCATCGTGTTGGTCGGCACGTCGTCGATCGCCCAGGGTGACGCGCGGCTGGGACACATTGCGCTGCAAGCGTTGGCCGATCAGCCCGTGCACGTCGTCGCCACGTTCCCTGCCGGCATACCCTCGCGGCTGCCCCGCACACCCAACTCGACCGTCTGTCGGTTCGTCCCGCACGACGCGGTGCTGGACCGCGCGATATGTGTCGTCACTCACGGGGGGATGGGGACCACCGTCAAGGCGCTCGACCGTGGCGTGCCGGTCTGCGTAGTGCCGTTCGCACGCGATCAAGCAGAAGTGGCGCGCAGGGTGCAGATGGCCGGCTGCGGCACCCGGTTGCCGCCCACACGGCTCAGTCCGCGGCGGCTGCGAGGTGCTGTGCAGCGCGCAGTGACGATGGGCGAGGGCGCGCAGCGGGTGGCGGACGGATTCGCTGCCACCGGGGGTCTGCCGCGCGGGGCCGATCTGATCGAGGACCGACTGCTGTCAATCCGACGGCGCGGCGGAACGGGTCTTTCCGCGCGTCCCCCGGGTGGCCGCGGTGCCTCGCCCGACTTTCGGTGA
- a CDS encoding sigma-70 family RNA polymerase sigma factor, with product MTIPGERLDAAVAEAVAGSRDALREVVETIRPIVVRYVRARLGATERVGLSADDVAQEVCLAAIQALPRYQDQGRPFLAFVYGIAAHKVADAHRAAGRNKSDPTDVVPERYSLETGPEQMAVNSDSAARMSKLLEVLPEKQREILMLRIVVGLSAEETAEAVGSTPGAVRVAQHRALAKLKTEITAGGHGYA from the coding sequence ATGACAATTCCAGGAGAACGTCTCGACGCGGCCGTTGCTGAAGCGGTGGCCGGCAGCCGTGATGCCCTCCGTGAAGTAGTAGAGACCATCCGTCCCATCGTGGTCCGTTATGTCCGGGCTCGTCTGGGCGCCACGGAGCGGGTTGGCCTCTCTGCAGACGACGTCGCTCAGGAGGTTTGCTTGGCCGCCATCCAGGCGCTGCCGCGCTACCAGGATCAGGGTCGCCCCTTCCTGGCCTTCGTGTATGGCATCGCTGCTCACAAGGTCGCCGACGCTCACCGCGCCGCCGGCCGGAACAAATCCGACCCCACCGATGTGGTGCCGGAGCGGTACTCGCTCGAAACGGGTCCCGAGCAGATGGCGGTGAATTCCGATTCCGCCGCCCGGATGAGCAAGTTGTTGGAGGTCTTACCCGAAAAGCAGCGCGAGATCCTGATGCTGCGCATCGTCGTCGGGCTATCGGCAGAAGAGACCGCCGAGGCGGTCGGCAGTACCCCAGGGGCGGTGCGGGTCGCTCAGCATCGCGCGCTGGCCAAGCTCAAAACGGAGATCACGGCGGGAGGTCACGGCTATGCCTGA
- a CDS encoding MarR family winged helix-turn-helix transcriptional regulator, which translates to MTARSDRVGRHYARANQVRNSDFHALLHIMVAETEGVPLTPAQLRQRMELSPPAITYLVDRMIESGHIRREPDPSDRRKWLLRYEEHGMGLAHAFFRPLGSRITAALTDLTDSDLGAAHRVFAAMIDAMAMFEDDLGTEPGESPKVGRGTAATRGTRGKTRSAAPSD; encoded by the coding sequence ATGACCGCCCGATCCGACCGCGTGGGCCGACACTACGCCCGTGCCAATCAGGTCCGCAACAGCGATTTTCACGCTCTGCTGCACATCATGGTGGCCGAGACCGAGGGTGTGCCGCTGACCCCGGCGCAGCTGCGGCAGAGAATGGAACTGTCTCCCCCCGCGATCACCTACCTCGTCGACCGGATGATCGAATCCGGTCACATTCGGCGCGAGCCAGACCCCAGCGACCGGCGCAAGTGGTTACTGCGCTATGAGGAGCACGGGATGGGACTGGCCCACGCGTTCTTCCGGCCTCTCGGCTCTCGGATCACCGCGGCGCTCACCGATCTCACCGACAGCGATCTGGGGGCCGCTCACAGGGTTTTCGCGGCGATGATCGACGCGATGGCGATGTTCGAGGACGACCTCGGCACGGAGCCCGGCGAGTCACCGAAAGTCGGGCGAGGCACCGCGGCCACCCGGGGGACGCGCGGAAAGACCCGTTCCGCCGCGCCGTCGGATTGA
- a CDS encoding DUF5319 domain-containing protein, translating to MRDHLPPGLPPDPFADDPADPSAALDALEPGQPLDPQERSAVEADLADLAVYEALLAHRGVRGLVVCCDECQQDHYHDWDMLRANLLQLLADGTVRPHEPAYDPEPDAYVTWDYCRGYADASLNEATSDYDGFR from the coding sequence GTGCGCGACCACCTCCCACCAGGCCTGCCACCAGATCCGTTCGCCGACGACCCCGCCGACCCGTCGGCCGCGTTGGATGCACTTGAGCCCGGACAGCCGTTGGATCCCCAGGAGCGCTCCGCGGTCGAGGCCGATCTGGCCGATCTGGCTGTCTATGAGGCGCTGCTGGCGCACCGGGGTGTCCGCGGGCTTGTGGTCTGCTGTGACGAATGCCAGCAGGACCACTATCACGACTGGGACATGTTGCGCGCCAACCTACTTCAGCTACTGGCCGACGGAACGGTCCGTCCCCACGAGCCTGCTTACGACCCTGAGCCGGACGCCTACGTCACGTGGGACTACTGCCGCGGATACGCCGACGCCTCGCTCAACGAAGCGACGTCGGACTACGACGGTTTCCGCTGA
- a CDS encoding GuaB3 family IMP dehydrogenase-related protein has protein sequence MVEIGMGRTARRTYELGDINIVPSRRTRSSQDVSTAWQLDAYRFEIPVVAHPTDALVSPEFAIELGRLGGLGVLNGEGLIGRHADVEAKIIEVIEAADKEPEPNAAIRLLQQLHAAPLDPELLGAAVARIRDAGVTTAVRVSPQNAQALTPALVQAGVELLVIQGTIISAERVDSHGEPLNLKTFISELDIPVVAGGVLDHRTALHLMRTGAAGVIVGYGSTLGVTTSDEVLGISVPMATAIADAAAARREYLDETGGRYVHVLADGDIHTSGDLAKAIACGADAVVLGTPLAESAEALGDGWFWPVAAAHPSLPRGALLQIAAGERPSLDKVLNGPSDDPFGSLNLVGGLRRSMAKAGYCDLKEFQKVGLTVGR, from the coding sequence ATGGTTGAAATCGGCATGGGCAGAACTGCCCGCCGCACATATGAACTCGGCGATATCAACATCGTTCCGTCGCGGCGCACCCGGTCGTCGCAGGACGTCTCCACCGCCTGGCAGCTCGACGCCTACCGCTTCGAGATCCCGGTTGTCGCACATCCGACCGACGCCCTGGTGTCGCCGGAGTTCGCCATCGAGCTCGGCCGTCTCGGCGGGCTCGGCGTACTCAACGGCGAGGGTCTGATCGGCCGGCACGCCGATGTCGAGGCCAAGATCATCGAGGTCATCGAGGCTGCCGACAAGGAGCCCGAGCCGAACGCGGCGATCCGGCTGCTGCAACAGCTGCACGCCGCGCCGCTGGATCCCGAGTTGCTGGGCGCCGCGGTGGCCCGTATCCGCGACGCGGGCGTCACCACCGCGGTTCGGGTGAGCCCCCAGAACGCGCAGGCGTTGACGCCGGCGCTGGTGCAGGCCGGTGTCGAGCTGCTGGTCATCCAGGGCACAATCATTTCCGCCGAGCGGGTGGATTCCCACGGCGAGCCGCTCAACCTCAAGACGTTCATCTCCGAGCTCGATATCCCGGTGGTGGCCGGTGGGGTTCTCGACCACCGCACCGCGCTGCACCTGATGCGCACCGGCGCGGCCGGCGTCATCGTCGGTTATGGCTCGACGCTCGGGGTGACCACCAGCGACGAGGTGCTCGGCATCAGCGTGCCGATGGCCACTGCGATCGCCGATGCGGCTGCGGCTCGGCGGGAATACCTCGACGAGACCGGCGGGCGCTATGTGCACGTGCTGGCCGACGGCGATATCCACACCTCCGGTGACCTCGCCAAGGCCATCGCCTGCGGTGCCGACGCGGTGGTGCTGGGCACTCCGCTGGCCGAGTCCGCCGAGGCGCTGGGCGACGGCTGGTTCTGGCCGGTGGCCGCGGCGCACCCGTCGCTGCCGCGCGGTGCCCTGCTCCAGATCGCGGCAGGGGAGCGGCCGTCGCTGGACAAGGTGCTCAACGGGCCTTCCGATGACCCGTTCGGCTCGCTGAACCTGGTCGGCGGCCTGCGCCGGTCGATGGCCAAGGCCGGTTACTGCGATCTCAAGGAATTCCAGAAGGTCGGGCTGACCGTCGGCCGCTGA
- the guaB gene encoding IMP dehydrogenase has product MTIAEGSAVRIDGFSAHLSGLLGDSVPTGGDDPNKIAMLGLTFDDVLLLPAASDVVPATADTSSQLTKKIRLKVPLVSSAMDTVTEARMAIAMARQGGMGVLHRNLSIAEQAGQVEMVKRSEAGMVTDPVTCSPENTLAEVDAMCARFHISGLPVVDAQGSLVGIITNRDMRFEVDMHKPVAEVMTKAPLITAQEGVTADAALGLLRRNKIEKLPIVDGHGRLTGLITVKDFVKTEQHPLATKDSDGRLLVGAAVGVGDDAWERAMTLADAGVDVLIVDTAHAHNRRVLETVGKLKAEVGDRVEIVGGNVATRSAAAALVEAGADAVKVGVGPGSICTTRVVAGVGAPQITAILEATAVCAPAGVPVIADGGLQYSGDIAKALAAGASTAMLGSLLAGTAEAPGELIFVNGKQFKSYRGMGSLGAMQGRGAAGSTGRSYSKDRYFQDDVLSEDKLVPEGIEGRVPFRGPLSTVIHQLTGGLRAAMGYTGAPTIEMLQHAQFVRITASGLKESHPHDITMTVEAPNYYAR; this is encoded by the coding sequence ATGACCATTGCCGAAGGCAGCGCCGTCCGCATCGACGGCTTCAGCGCGCACCTGAGCGGCCTGCTGGGGGATTCGGTTCCCACCGGCGGCGACGACCCGAACAAGATCGCGATGCTGGGTCTGACATTCGATGACGTTCTGCTGCTACCCGCCGCCTCTGACGTGGTGCCGGCGACCGCCGATACGTCCAGCCAGCTCACCAAGAAGATCCGCCTGAAGGTGCCGCTGGTGAGTTCGGCGATGGATACCGTGACCGAGGCGAGGATGGCCATTGCGATGGCCCGCCAGGGCGGTATGGGTGTGCTGCACCGCAACCTGTCGATCGCCGAGCAGGCCGGCCAGGTTGAGATGGTCAAACGATCCGAGGCTGGCATGGTCACCGACCCGGTGACGTGCTCCCCGGAGAACACCCTGGCCGAGGTCGACGCGATGTGCGCCCGATTCCATATCTCGGGTCTGCCGGTGGTCGACGCGCAGGGCTCGCTGGTCGGCATCATCACCAACCGCGATATGCGCTTCGAAGTCGATATGCACAAGCCGGTCGCCGAGGTGATGACCAAGGCGCCGCTGATCACCGCGCAGGAGGGCGTGACTGCCGACGCCGCCCTTGGTCTGTTGCGGCGCAACAAGATTGAAAAGCTGCCGATCGTCGACGGGCATGGCCGACTGACCGGTCTGATCACCGTCAAAGACTTCGTCAAGACCGAACAGCATCCGCTGGCCACTAAGGACAGTGACGGCCGGCTGCTGGTCGGCGCGGCCGTCGGGGTCGGCGACGACGCGTGGGAACGCGCGATGACCCTCGCCGACGCCGGGGTGGACGTGCTGATCGTCGACACCGCCCACGCCCACAACCGTCGGGTACTTGAAACCGTCGGCAAGCTCAAGGCCGAGGTCGGTGACCGGGTCGAGATCGTCGGCGGCAACGTCGCCACCCGCAGCGCAGCCGCCGCACTCGTCGAGGCCGGCGCGGACGCGGTCAAGGTTGGTGTCGGCCCCGGATCGATCTGCACCACCCGCGTGGTCGCCGGGGTGGGTGCACCTCAGATCACCGCGATCCTGGAGGCCACCGCGGTGTGCGCACCGGCCGGTGTGCCGGTGATCGCCGACGGCGGGCTCCAGTACTCCGGTGACATCGCCAAGGCGCTGGCGGCGGGCGCATCCACCGCGATGCTCGGCTCCCTGCTGGCGGGTACCGCCGAAGCGCCCGGCGAACTGATCTTCGTCAATGGCAAGCAGTTCAAGAGCTACCGCGGCATGGGTTCTCTGGGCGCCATGCAGGGCCGCGGAGCGGCCGGGTCCACGGGGCGCAGCTACTCCAAGGACCGCTACTTCCAGGACGATGTGCTGTCCGAAGACAAGCTGGTGCCCGAGGGCATCGAGGGCCGGGTGCCGTTCCGCGGGCCGCTGTCCACCGTGATCCACCAGCTCACCGGTGGTCTGCGCGCAGCCATGGGCTACACCGGAGCGCCGACGATCGAGATGCTGCAGCACGCTCAGTTCGTGCGCATCACCGCGTCGGGGCTCAAGGAGAGCCATCCGCACGACATCACGATGACTGTCGAAGCCCCCAACTACTACGCCCGCTAG
- a CDS encoding DUF2784 domain-containing protein: MKKVHIATVITAVIAHFGYLIYLPSGGFMALRWRRTLWLHLAAVCWGLAVVTTDLPCPLTTIEQRARARAGLAPLPATGFVDRYIGGVLFPANRTGVAQSLAFVAALVSWLALGMQYRRRELPGGELSERYAGR; this comes from the coding sequence ATGAAGAAAGTCCATATCGCCACTGTCATCACGGCCGTGATCGCACATTTCGGCTACCTGATCTACCTACCGAGCGGCGGGTTCATGGCTCTGCGCTGGCGGCGGACACTCTGGTTGCACCTGGCCGCCGTGTGCTGGGGGCTGGCAGTGGTGACGACGGATCTACCCTGCCCGCTGACCACCATCGAGCAGCGAGCACGGGCCCGCGCCGGACTCGCTCCTCTGCCGGCAACCGGATTCGTCGACCGCTATATCGGCGGCGTCCTCTTCCCTGCCAACCGGACCGGAGTGGCCCAATCTCTCGCGTTCGTCGCGGCCCTGGTGTCGTGGCTCGCGCTGGGGATGCAATACCGTCGTCGCGAATTGCCGGGCGGCGAGCTATCCGAAAGGTATGCAGGCAGGTGA